TTTGATCCTCTTGCTTGCCGCAGGTGAGAAAGACGTCGATCGCGCGGTGCCCGCGCTCGCGCAACAGCGTGCTGAGGTTGAGCGAGCCCAGGTTGCAGATCTCCCACATCAGCGAGACCAGCAGCGTGTTCATCGTCTCACCCTTCGACGTCTGGGGGGGTCGCGTTTTCGTCGGGCAGCTCGTCGGGCGCGGCCTCGGGCTCGCCGCTGGAGATCTCGGTCAGCAGTGCCAGCGCGGCCTCGGTCTCCTCGTCGCTGACGATCTGCTCGAGCTGTTGCAGCTTGGCGAGGAATTCGTCGCCCACGCGCGTCTCGCCGGTGACGACCATGATCTTGCGGTTCCAAGTCGGCTTGACCCGCTCCTCGTCGGTGAACAGCTCCTCGTGCAGCTTCTCGCCGCGACGCAATCCGGTGATCTTGATCTCGATGTCCTGGTCCGGCTCGTAGCCGCTGAGGCGGATCATGTTGCGCGCCAGGTCGATGATCCGCACCGGCTCGCCCATCTCGAGAATGTAGACCTCGCCGCCGCGGCCCATTGAGGCCGCCTCGAGCACCAGCGAGACCGACTCGGGGATGGTCATGAAGTAGCGCGTGGCCTGGGGATGGGTCACGGTCACCGGCCCGCCGACCTCGATCTGCCGCCGGAACAGCGGCACCACCGACCCGGCGCTGTCCAGCACGTTGCCGAAGCGCACCGCAAAAAACCTCGTGGACCGTCCGCCGTAGCCGAGCATCGTCAACTCGGCCACGCGCTTGGTCATGCCCATCACGTTGCGCGGCCGCACCGCTTTGTCGGTGCTGATCAGCACGCACTTCTCCACACCCGCGGCAATGCAGGCCTCGATCACGTTGCGCGTGCCCAGGACGTTGTTCTTGATCGCCTCGAGGGGGTGCAGCTCCATCATCGGCACGTGCTTGTAGGCCGCGGCGTGCAGCACCAGCTCGGGACGGTAGGATGCAAGGGTGCGCTCGAAGTGTCGGCGGTCGGTGATGTCGCCGATCATCGCCTTGATCGGGATGTTGGGCACGGCCGTGCGCAGCTCCATGTCGATGTAGAACAGGTCGTTCTCGCCGCGCTCGTAAAGCATGATCGACTGCGGCCCGTGGTTGGCAACCTGCCGCGCCAGCTCCGAGCCGATCGATCCGCCCGCGCCGGTGATCAGGATCCGCTTGCGGTAGAGGATCGAGCGCACGCGCTCCTCGTTCATCTCCACCCGCTCGCGGCCCAACAGGTCCTCGATGTCGACCTCGCGCAAATGCTTGACCCGCACGCGCTCCTGGATGATGTCGGTCAGCGCGGGCACGACCTTGATCCGCACCTGTACGCCCTTGAGTTTGGCCACCAGCTGGCTGAGCTCGCGTGGCCGGAAGTCGGCCTGGGCCACGATGATCTCGTCGATCAGCCGGCTGCCGATGATCTGCGGCAGTTCATCGCTCGAGCCCAGGATCGGCACGCCCATTATTTTGAATCCCTTTTTCGGGGCGTAGTCGTCGATGAATCCCACCGGATTCAACCGCAGCTCGGGGCGGCTGCGCATCTCGCGCAACAGTCCCACGGCGATCTCCTGCGCGCCGTAGATCAGCACGTTGCGCGCAGCGCCCTGGCTCGCCGGTTCCCGACGCTGCTCGCGCATCGCACGCAGTCCGAAGCGTGCGCCGCCGATGAACGCCAGCGAGACGAACCAGTCGACGATCAGCACCGAGCGCGCACCCAGCGGAAGCTGGTAGAAAAACGCCATACCCAGGGCAATTAAGAAACTCGAGACGGTCAGCGCCTTGACGATGTCGATCAGGTCGGCCATGCCCACGTAGCGCCACCAGCCGCGGTACAGGTCGTAGTAGTAGAAGACCAACAGCTTGACCGCCACGACCAGCAGCAGCCCCTGGGAGAACATGCGCCGCTGGGACTGCGGCACGTGGAAATCGTTGCACAGCAGGGTCGCCAGCACGTAGGCCGCGCCGACCAGCGCAATCTGCGAGATCACGATCAAGGCGCGCCGGTAGCGGATCACCATCCGCCCGGCCGCGCTTTTAAAAAATCCGTCTATCATTTCTTCAGCCTGGATTCTCCATGAATCCGCA
The Candidatus Alcyoniella australis DNA segment above includes these coding regions:
- a CDS encoding nucleoside-diphosphate sugar epimerase/dehydratase — translated: MIDGFFKSAAGRMVIRYRRALIVISQIALVGAAYVLATLLCNDFHVPQSQRRMFSQGLLLVVAVKLLVFYYYDLYRGWWRYVGMADLIDIVKALTVSSFLIALGMAFFYQLPLGARSVLIVDWFVSLAFIGGARFGLRAMREQRREPASQGAARNVLIYGAQEIAVGLLREMRSRPELRLNPVGFIDDYAPKKGFKIMGVPILGSSDELPQIIGSRLIDEIIVAQADFRPRELSQLVAKLKGVQVRIKVVPALTDIIQERVRVKHLREVDIEDLLGRERVEMNEERVRSILYRKRILITGAGGSIGSELARQVANHGPQSIMLYERGENDLFYIDMELRTAVPNIPIKAMIGDITDRRHFERTLASYRPELVLHAAAYKHVPMMELHPLEAIKNNVLGTRNVIEACIAAGVEKCVLISTDKAVRPRNVMGMTKRVAELTMLGYGGRSTRFFAVRFGNVLDSAGSVVPLFRRQIEVGGPVTVTHPQATRYFMTIPESVSLVLEAASMGRGGEVYILEMGEPVRIIDLARNMIRLSGYEPDQDIEIKITGLRRGEKLHEELFTDEERVKPTWNRKIMVVTGETRVGDEFLAKLQQLEQIVSDEETEAALALLTEISSGEPEAAPDELPDENATPPDVEG